A stretch of DNA from Carya illinoinensis cultivar Pawnee chromosome 12, C.illinoinensisPawnee_v1, whole genome shotgun sequence:
ATTTCAATGCTTTTGGCAGCTGAAGGTTGACAATTTATGGGACTATGTTAGACACGgttcaaaaccaaaataaatggTGTCTGTGGAAGTGAGGACCCGAGGGGTTATCGAGTGGACATTGTGTGACAGATAGCAGTTGATtgaaagagggaaacaaattaCCAATAGAGATAGCAAGGGTATTTACAGGTGTGGAGCTCGTGCACCAAGGAGAGGGAGAAACAGAGAGGCGTTGGCAACTGGCCCATTGACTACGGTATCAGCACCCTATgttcaagaagaaggaattagATCTCAGGGAAGAGAAGGCTAGGGTGGTTAACGACGAGTGATTGAAAGAGAGGTTACCGTTGTTCAATACCGTTTCGGTGAGGAGGCACGACAACAACGAGAATGGAGAATGACCAGCGAAGGTGATCAGAATAGAGGGAGAGAGATTGAgatctcagagagagagagagagagagagagaacggttGATGCAAAACTAAGGTAAAATGGAGATAGTTGGTGTAACACCCCcagattccgtttgggatcggacggacatctGAAGCATTGtaacatgcaatacaaggttacctgcccctgttcatgacatataagatgcaatgttcctaacatgcatatagcattatgcaatatttgcagcggataatttttcttttagcaatactttgcaccaaacttataatatctcaaatagttaaatcataatccaagcatacttaacaaaataacatccacgatttcagtAAGAGTcttagaagactgtaatctcaaaagcatgggagaccagactccatatttgcattaccaaaatacactattgaggaagtttgtcgagtaactcgtgtaactcgaccattaaagggaaagaagtgtagAAGTGTGTCTTGTACGACTCTAgacttctggagggggaagatatgagCTTTAATGACTCTTGAttagaggtggctatgtgacataaagtggagaatagtgaggggaaaggactacctgcagaagctgtgaggtatggagatTGAAGAGGTGGGTTTCTCTGTCACATCAAGCCATTAATGGGTGCATCCAAGGGTAGTGGAtagtctgccatgtgggggaggaaacttcttcaagaagctttgccaaggtgggcAAATTCGTTGGCCTTGGTGGACCTCAatcaagtgggcttcaatttggggtttaaagggggttcggttagggtttgagatgctatcaatcccaaatccaatttttcttggcccaatcaaactTCCAAGGTTTAagaggttggataatgatatcataacaagaatttgagaagttaatagcatgtggaagtgatttaatcaagtgattaaacacaatgctagaaattggatcaaaaaggatttgaagaccaatttagggtttggggaaaccgtttagggtttcagtttcaaccaagtttttggggtttcaattggattctaaccatttagagtttcactagggttgaaaccctctttgatctggctcaatttggttgatcaaataaaaaaaattttgcttaagtggcatgatctcacaccttgatttccttcacaaatccatttaatggttcctctttgtaccAAGTGTCTAATTCTATTCACTATGTATGGCTAAGGTCTTGCCAAgtttccaaataaaacttctctaacctgatttggacattccacattgtgattttgaaaacactacacttagTACTCTTATCAAGGTTATTATTCActcaaaaaaatacttattaacttagtattgaaaaatcataaatattcatattaacctacaatgaaaatcatttaccagAACTCAACCCCAaaatgcccctaaaaataaattcacagttttgaCCAGGTGTTTCGTCcgaaattttgaaaatgggttattgcaccataaaatcctaaataatcaactttgcctagtggtgtagaccaTAATGTaatctgacacttttaactacttcaagtaattaaaatcgcatttctggcaccatagtgagtgataacactgactatgttgacagactaaaacctttgtgattagtcgattcatgaaaacttacagATTTTTCATGAGGtttctaaagtctatagaaattccaccattgaatttctagcgggctgttacagttgGTATATAAGCTAAAATGGAGATAGAAACAAATAAGGGTTTAGAACTTACCGATTGTCGACTTCGATGGAAGGCATTTAGGAAAAAATCCAGCTTTCTGAGTTCCTCAGTGAAGACGTTGCAACAAAGACAGGGAGGAAGGGGGATGGGAAAGGGAAAGTTGTGAAATCGCACATCAGCCTCGAGACCTGAAGAGTGGTAGGGCCACCACAATCCTTCTCTTATCCcaaagatgaaattttttcatctcaactttACTTCCAAACACATCTATATGGGACCcacaaactttttttaaaaccaaactcAAAAATTTCAACTCATAGATTTTAACACTtcacaaaaatctcatctcatctctaccCCCAAACCTACCCTTAGTGTGTGTGTTGAACTCCCATGTTGTGTTGCGTGAGTGCtttttttatgtaaaagccAAAGACAAAATTGCATTTCCTCTCGTTGTTCTGTCAAAAACTGAAATAACCCATACCACTACTTGCATGCGGGGTCCACGTTCAAAAGCAGGAAAGGAAAATTGTCTTCAACTCATGCGTCCAAATGTGCCCAGGCAAGAAAAACGATGTGCCCcgcattttttgtttcttttaaccGAAAGACAATTGCTCCttgccttttatttttcatgtggCCATGTTTCCACCATGTGGTCCCTTGTGTTCAAAAACTTTGTCCCCATGTGGTTCTTCTTCCCAtgtgatttcttttatttattccatgCATGGGATCCCGTATAAGCATAAAGAATACACCTAGCATCAATTCTTTTCAATGGCCACATGTTTTGCTTCTGTAAATGCGCCCATGCTGTCCAAACATTTGTATAAAGGTCACAGTTAGAAGTAGGAGCTCACCAAGTCATTATTTAAAAGtagtaaaaacaagaaaaagaaataacacaCAGATAGAAAATCAAAAGTATATTAAAACGAAGAATAGAATCTCATAGTTATGTATATGAGGAAATATTGCTCAATTAAaacacaagttataaaattaagcataaaacttaacattaaccaatttaaatcacaaactcagatttatgcttcttaaccatttttccatctgaaaccaaataataatatcattaaaggaattgaaatatattgatgggcaccaagatggacctagtcttaaagatcctttgcaagttccagatgggttAATTACATGATCAAGAgttaagaagatcaaggaagtaaTGTAAGGATTgttgcaatccacttgggacgaGTCTagcaacattcaagatgggcttgagaggaggagatccagttttcatccttATGATACAAGAcatgacttgggcctattgttattaaaggccttggacttgtttatttcatttaaagggcttattttattagtcataggaattaatctagaataattgggcttgggaatgtctagcccacacatatgttttatgttttatgaacTCGGGTTTCCAGAGAAGTTTTTAAGGCTTATTTTGGGAAGAATTAACTTTTCAACTAGGGTTTCTAGGGGGAAGGCCATGTATTTCACCCAAAGGTATTTTTGGAAAGAATGGGCCTTATAGGGTTAGGTTTTGGGAAGGGTTATTTAAACCtcttgtagcctcattttaaacaatttatgagatttgttgaattttattcattgtgagttgagtttatctcctcttgttcttgaatgaacttttgaacttatcaaaggtaaatcacaatctttgtggcattcctcctttgtaatctgggttctttaGACTGGTTTTTCAATGAGTCTAGATTTTCTATAATCTACCTTCCTTAAACGAGTTTCTCAATAGGTCAAGGTTTTccatttggctttcttgggtgagttttcaaattgactaTGGGTTTAAGGAATTCCATTCCCACGGGTTCATATTATTTGGTATTAGAGACAGGTTTtgtcaacgggtctagattttcatataatctatgTTCTTTAAACGAGTTTCTCAACTAATATAATCTATGGTCCTGTTTTTTCAAACGAATAACAACATCGTAGTGAATGAGGGGTCCTTCTCTCTGAGTAAGGTTTTCTCTCTGCTTGTTTCAGAGTTTTGTCTCTCAACTTGAGGCTGTGGAGTTTTGTGCATGCATGGCTACGGACAGGTTGACATCTTTATGGGAGGGTCTCAAACTCTCGGATGTGGAAGAGCAGGTGGTTGTTTTATCTGATCATTCCATACAAGAAGCGTCATTGAAGGGGAAACACTGTCTTCTGTCTTTGATCTCTTCAGATAAACCTATCAACACAGAAGCTTTCAAAACAACAATGGCGATGGTTTGGAGGTTGAAGGGGTGGGTGGAGTTCCTAGTGGTTGGTGACAATTCTTTTCTTATTGAATTCTAGTTGTTGACAGATAGAGAAAAAGTCCTGCAAGGTCGACCATGGACCTTTGACAGATATTTGGTTGCTTTGCAAGAAGTTGATGGCAGCCTCCCTATCAATGCCATTTCTTTTACACGAGCCATTCTGGGTGCAACTTCATAATATGCCCCTTGCAGGTATGAATCAGGAATATGGCAAGCTTATTACTTCTGCAATTGGGGAGGTTCTTGCTGTGGAAGTTAAAGAGGATGGCACGGGTTGGGGCAGGAGTCTTCGAGTTAAAGTCTGTGTTAAGATCTTTGAACCATTGATTCTTGGTAGATGGGTGCAAAGTGGTGAACAGAGGATTTGGATtgctttcaaatatgaaaggttGCAAAATTTCTGCTTCAAATGTGGAGTCCTCAAACACAAAGGTAAAAACTGTCCTCTTATGCATAGAGATGATAGTGAAGAGCTGCAATTTGGTCCATGGTCAAGGGCTACCTCAATCAAAAGTAGACTGGCTGATGTGAAAAAATATGGTGGTGAAGGTGGTGGTTCTGATCAGTCACGGGAGGAGGAAGGTGGTGGGGCTTCTGTTGGGCAGGAAAATGGAGGTCATTCTAAGGAGCCGTTACAAAAGGAGCTTTCACTCAAGGCAGTTACTTCTAATAAAGGAGACGTTACTTTCATGCAGCAGGCCTGTCCCTCTCTAGTAACTGAAGGCAGCAATGATTCAATTTTAAAGAACAATCAAGCTGAGTTATTGGTGCCTATGGAGATGGTTACACATGGACCTGAAGCTGGTGCTGATCTTTTTACCTTTAGCTCCCCATCACAATCTTCTTTAATGAAAAGCAAATCCACCTGGAAAAGGAAGGCACGTGGGGGACCAGGTaaggattttatttttgatccAAATTTACAAGTTAAGGGTGACAAAAAAAGAGCTTTGAGGTCTAATTCTATTATGCATGTGTCTTCTCTTCATGAGAAGAAACAAAAGACAACTGTGGAGTCATTTGTTGATAATATGGTGGTGGCTGCCTCGCAGCCCCACCAAGCCTTATGAGTTAcataagttggaactgtcgagggtTTGGGAACCCTCGAACAGTTCACGAGTTGCACCACCTGGTGTGCTCTAAGTGCCcaaactttgtttttttaatggaaacaaagtgtaACAGGAATAAGGTGGAAAGTATTAGAAATAAACTTGGCTACCAACACAGTTTTGTTATTGAGAGCAGGGGTTTAAGTGGTGGGATTTGTTTCTTGTGGAAAGATCAAGTGGAGGTGGAGTTATTGACTTATACACAGCATCATATCTCATTAAAGGTGTCTGATGAGGGTGAACAAAGTCCTTATTTACTAACAGGATTTTATGGATTTCCTGATGCTGCTCGAAGGGCTGCTAGTTGGGAGCTTCTCAGGGCCATAAAGCCTTCTGTTAATTTGCCCTGGATTTGTataggggattttaatgaaatcatccATAGTTATGAAAAATTTGGTGCAGCAGACAGGCCTTTCAGAATGATGGAGGATTTCAGAACTGCAATGGAAGATTGTGCTTTGAGGGAAGTTCCATTCCAAGGTGATTTCTTCACGTGGAGTAATAAAAGGGAAGGGAATtcttttactaaagaaaaactGGATAGGGCATTGGGTAATCAAGCttggtttgatttttttcctgAATGCTCTATATCAACTCTTGCAGCTCAATGCTCAGATCATGCACCTATTCTCCTTTTATTGAGTAGTGAAAATTTAACTAGAGCTTCTGGTTCAAGGCCATTCAGATATGAAGCCAGATGGTTTTTAAGGGATGGCTGTGAGGAAGTGATTAAAAGAGCATGGGGCAACACATTACTTCAGCATTCAAGGATAAAAGAATCTATGCAAGGCTTGAAAAGATGCAGTGAGGAACTGTCCCAATGGCGTAAGACTACTAGCCAAAGTACTAAGCATGTGATACAGTCCAAAAGAAACCAAATTAAACAGTTGCAAAGTACTAATAGAGGAGACAGAAATTCAGAGATTTATCAACTCAAGAGGGAAGTTGACACATTAATGGAAAAAGAGGACTTAAGATGGAAGCAAAGGGCAAAGCAACAGTGGCTGAAAGAGGGGGACAGaaatactaaattttttcacaaaTGTGCTTCCCAACGAAGGAAAGTCAACTCTATCAAAAGAATAACAGATGATGAGGGGCGTATAATTGAAAATCCATAGGAATTGGGCtctttatttcattcttttttcagTCATCTATTTACTTCCTCCGTGCCAGCCAACTTTGAAGAATGCCTCCAGAATATACAACCTATGGTTACTCAAGAAATGAATGCAATTCTTACAAAAGGGATCTCTACTGAAGAAATTGAAAGGGCTGTATTTAATATGAATGGTCTTGGTTCTCCAAGACCAGATGGTTTTCCTGCCATCTTTTACCAAAA
This window harbors:
- the LOC122289227 gene encoding uncharacterized protein LOC122289227 produces the protein METKCNRNKVESIRNKLGYQHSFVIESRGLSGGICFLWKDQVEVELLTYTQHHISLKVSDEGEQSPYLLTGFYGFPDAARRAASWELLRAIKPSVNLPWICIGDFNEIIHSYEKFGAADRPFRMMEDFRTAMEDCALREVPFQGDFFTWSNKREGNSFTKEKLDRALGNQAWFDFFPECSISTLAAQCSDHAPILLLLSSENLTRASGSRPFRYEARWFLRDGCEEVIKRAWGNTLLQHSRIKESMQGLKRCSEELSQWRKTTSQSTKHVIQSKRNQIKQLQSTNRGDRNSEIYQLKREVDTLMEKEDLRWKQRAKQQWLKEGDRNTKFFHKCASQRRKVNSIKRITDDEGRIIENP